AAAGTATTTTCCTGCTGCCATAATCAAATTGAAAAATAATAATGTCTAATTACCCTTAAACTAACTAGTATCAAAATCAATATTTCAAGAAATATAGTTTCTTGATAATATTATTGACAAAATTAAATCGTCACAGTATAGTAAGGGTAGAAATAAAAAATTAAATCATGTAGGATAAGTAGCACTAATATTTTACTTAATATTGCAAAGGAGATAAATATGGAAAATAGAAAAACAGCACTAGATATAATTTTTTCTGGATACGACAACTTTTTTGAAGCAGAAAAGAAGATTGCAAATTATATTATGAACAACCAAGAAAAAGTTATAGAAATGACCATTGCAGAGTTATCGGCAGCAAGTGGTGCCAGCGAAGCAACTATCTCTAGATTTTGTAAAAAATGCAATATGAAAGGTTTTCATCATTTGAAAATAAGTCTTGCGAAAGAGATTGTTGAATCGAAGGATGGTGCTATACCAGTATCCAATGACATTGACGAACATAATATTAGCCAGTCTTTGCAGAATATCTTAGCTAATAAGATTGAAGAACTTAGGCAGACCATTTCTATGATAAATGAGAAAAAATTCAAAGAAATATTAGACTTACTTAAAAATGCAAAATCTGTTCAATTCGTAGCAGTTGGTAATACTATTCCGGTTGCTCTAGATGGAACTTTTAAGTTTAACCAAATTGGAATTTTGGCAGTATCAAATACTATCTGGGAAACTCAATTAGCATATACTTATAATTTAACAAAAAATGATATAGTAATTGTAATATCTAACTCTGGAGCTTCTAAAAGGCTAATGACTATAATTGAGGTAGCTAATCAGCAGGGAGCAACTACCATCGCTATTACTAATAATGATTTGTCACCAATTGCTAAGGCTAGCGACTATCATATTACAACAGCAACAAGAGAAAAATTATTTATGGATGAGTATTGTTTTTCTAGAGTATCTGCTTCTATGGTTATTGAAATTTTGTATTTATTCTTAACTGTAGGTAAAGATCATGTATATCAAAATATCAGTAGGTACGAACTGTCTACTGCTGATGATAAAATATAGAAAGAAGGAAATAAAATGAAAAAGTATAATTGGGCTATTTTAGGAACAGGGAATATCGGTAGAGAAATGGCAACTGCCTTAAATGAAGTAAATGGCGAGATTTATGCAGTATGTAACCCTAACGTAGAAAAATTAAAGGCATTTGCAGATAAATTTCATATAGCAAATATTTATAATGACTATGACGAGATGATTAAGGATCCTAAAATTGATATCGTATATATTGCTACACCACATAATCTACATTATGAATACATATTAAAATCAATAAAAAATGGGAAACATGTTTTTTGCGAAAAAGCAATTACAGTAAATGCAAAACAGTTAGATGAAGTCGTTGTTATTGCTAAAGAAAAAAACTTAGTCATTGTAGAAGGCATGACCATGTTCCATATGCCCCTATATAAAAAATTAAGAGAAATTGTTAAATCAGGAGCTATAGGTAAAGTAAAAATGGTGCAGGTTAACTTCGGAAGCTGTAAAGAATATGATGTAAACAATCGTTTTTTCAGTAAGGAATTAGCAGGTGGAGCATTATTAGATATTGGTGTTTATGCAACCTCATTTGCAAGATACTTTATGGAGAGCAAACCAAATGTAATTCTTACTACAGCAAAATATTTTGAAACCGGAGTAGATGAACAATCTGGTATTATTATGAAAAATGATTGCGATCAAATGGCAGTTATGGCTTTAACTATGAGAGCGAAACAACCCAAAAGAGGTGTAGTCGCAGGTGAATTAGGATATATTGAAGTAAACAATTATCCAAGGGCTGATAAAGCTACCATTTTCTACTCGGAA
This window of the Clostridium estertheticum genome carries:
- a CDS encoding MurR/RpiR family transcriptional regulator, which translates into the protein MENRKTALDIIFSGYDNFFEAEKKIANYIMNNQEKVIEMTIAELSAASGASEATISRFCKKCNMKGFHHLKISLAKEIVESKDGAIPVSNDIDEHNISQSLQNILANKIEELRQTISMINEKKFKEILDLLKNAKSVQFVAVGNTIPVALDGTFKFNQIGILAVSNTIWETQLAYTYNLTKNDIVIVISNSGASKRLMTIIEVANQQGATTIAITNNDLSPIAKASDYHITTATREKLFMDEYCFSRVSASMVIEILYLFLTVGKDHVYQNISRYELSTADDKI
- a CDS encoding Gfo/Idh/MocA family protein, encoding MKKYNWAILGTGNIGREMATALNEVNGEIYAVCNPNVEKLKAFADKFHIANIYNDYDEMIKDPKIDIVYIATPHNLHYEYILKSIKNGKHVFCEKAITVNAKQLDEVVVIAKEKNLVIVEGMTMFHMPLYKKLREIVKSGAIGKVKMVQVNFGSCKEYDVNNRFFSKELAGGALLDIGVYATSFARYFMESKPNVILTTAKYFETGVDEQSGIIMKNDCDQMAVMALTMRAKQPKRGVVAGELGYIEVNNYPRADKATIFYSEDGRTEELNLGETAKALNYEVTDMQEYITNNTGDDQLALTVDVTHLLSEIRNQWGFVYPFE